The following proteins are encoded in a genomic region of Brachypodium distachyon strain Bd21 chromosome 1, Brachypodium_distachyon_v3.0, whole genome shotgun sequence:
- the LOC100828533 gene encoding uncharacterized protein At5g64816, with the protein MVDAWWPLLAAAVPAIVAGQAIRVKRRRDEEQRLKAARGREKSSDEVFVCERVCTSKRMLKKVGAFSKDPIPDTCVTVCGVSELDACADACARTVCVNQHQVPNWNDVCLKRCQSECLKLSSTLM; encoded by the coding sequence ATGGTGGACGCGTGGTGGCCGCTGCTCGCCGCGGCCGTCCCGGCGATCGTGGCCGGGCAGGCCATCCGCGTcaagcggcggcgcgacgaggagcagcgcctcaaggcggcgcgcgggcgcgaGAAGAGCTCCGACGAGGTCTTCGTCTGCGAGCGCGTCTGCACCTCCAAGCGGATGCTCAAGAAGGTCGGCGCCTTCTCCAAGGACCCTATTCCGGACACCTGCGTCACCGTCTGCGGCGTCTCCGAGCTCGACGCCTGCGCCGACGCCTGCGCGCGCACCGTCTGCGTCAACCAGCACCAGGTGCCCAACTGGAACGACGTCTGCCTCAAGCGGTGCCAGAGCGAGTGCCTCAAGCTCTCCTCCACTCTCATGTAG